The Pseudobythopirellula maris genome has a window encoding:
- a CDS encoding lysophospholipid acyltransferase family protein, protein MKINSPTANEALGVGVQWSIYALMSTLRYRVAYAEPCVDPVHGPAGPYLFVFWHENILLPLYLRPNCGVTMLLSRHRDADVLEVIARRSGFGFVRGSTGRGGVAALKTLAAEGRHRHLAITPDGPRGPRRQLAPGPIYLASKLGVPIVALGFGCKQPWRLSSWDRFVIPRPFSTARVVMSEPLHVPAGLNRAGLERRRVQVERVLVDVNEQAEAWAEGRVSRSDGLACRRQAAPNVHESLQTCRPAA, encoded by the coding sequence ATGAAGATCAACAGCCCCACAGCGAACGAGGCCCTTGGCGTTGGCGTGCAATGGTCGATCTACGCGCTGATGAGCACCCTCCGCTACCGTGTGGCCTACGCCGAGCCGTGCGTGGACCCGGTGCACGGGCCGGCGGGACCCTACTTGTTCGTTTTCTGGCACGAGAACATCTTGCTGCCGCTCTACTTGCGGCCGAACTGCGGGGTGACGATGCTGCTGAGCCGCCACCGCGACGCCGACGTTTTGGAGGTGATCGCCCGCCGGTCGGGGTTCGGCTTTGTGCGCGGCTCGACCGGCCGTGGCGGGGTGGCGGCGCTCAAAACCTTGGCGGCCGAGGGGCGCCATCGCCACTTGGCCATCACCCCCGACGGCCCCCGCGGCCCACGACGCCAGCTCGCCCCCGGGCCGATCTATTTGGCTTCGAAGCTCGGCGTGCCGATCGTCGCGCTCGGATTCGGCTGCAAGCAGCCTTGGCGGCTCTCGAGTTGGGACCGGTTTGTGATCCCGCGACCCTTCTCCACCGCGCGCGTGGTGATGAGCGAACCGCTGCACGTGCCCGCCGGGCTCAACCGCGCGGGGCTCGAACGGCGTCGCGTGCAAGTCGAGCGCGTGCTGGTCGACGTGAACGAGCAGGCGGAGGCGTGGGCCGAGGGCCGTGTGAGCCGCTCCGACGGCCTTGCCTGCCGGCGCCAAGCGGCGCCCAACGTGCATGAGTCGCTTCAAACCTGCCGGCCCGCGGCGTAG
- the xseA gene encoding exodeoxyribonuclease VII large subunit — MSFAPHHDAQNADQALSVSQLTAQIKGLVEDSFPSVWVAGEVSNFSRPQSGHCYFTLKDDNAQIRAVVWRGSAQRLKFDLTDGLEIVCRGRLDVYAPRGSYQLVVDSAQPQGVGALELALRKLRDKLETEGLFDRDRKRPLPRFPKRIGFVTSPTGAAVRDFLEVLRRRWAGAEVLVIPTRVQGDGASEEIARAIEAANRVQPALDVLVVGRGGGSIEDLWAFNEEPAVRAIAASNTPTVSAVGHEIDTTLCDFAADVRALTPSEAAERVVPSLEEVTASLTDRGERLHGVLRRRVRMARERLAELARRRPLARPFALVEDARRRLDELDAQGRRAAQRIGRDRRAQLAAQAAQLESLSPLGVLARGYSVTTDEETGRLVRSAGETKQGQRLATRLADGTVYSVVASEE, encoded by the coding sequence TTGTCGTTCGCCCCCCACCACGACGCCCAGAACGCCGATCAGGCGCTCTCCGTCTCGCAGCTCACGGCCCAGATCAAAGGGCTCGTCGAAGATTCGTTCCCCTCCGTGTGGGTCGCGGGAGAGGTTTCAAACTTCTCACGCCCGCAGTCGGGGCACTGCTACTTCACGCTGAAGGACGACAACGCCCAGATCCGCGCGGTCGTTTGGCGCGGCTCGGCGCAGCGGCTCAAGTTTGATCTGACCGACGGGCTCGAGATCGTCTGCCGCGGCCGCTTGGATGTCTACGCGCCGCGTGGGAGTTACCAACTCGTGGTCGACAGCGCCCAGCCGCAAGGCGTCGGCGCCCTCGAGCTCGCGTTGCGCAAGCTGCGCGACAAGCTCGAGACGGAAGGCCTCTTCGACCGCGACCGCAAACGCCCCCTCCCCCGCTTTCCGAAGCGGATCGGCTTTGTCACGAGCCCCACCGGGGCGGCCGTGCGCGATTTTCTTGAGGTCTTGCGTCGCCGCTGGGCCGGCGCCGAGGTGCTCGTCATCCCCACCCGCGTGCAAGGCGATGGGGCCAGCGAGGAGATCGCCCGCGCGATCGAAGCCGCAAACCGCGTGCAACCCGCTCTCGATGTGCTGGTCGTCGGCCGCGGCGGCGGCAGCATCGAGGACCTGTGGGCGTTCAACGAAGAGCCGGCCGTCCGCGCGATCGCCGCTTCGAACACGCCGACCGTCTCGGCCGTCGGCCACGAGATCGACACCACGCTGTGCGACTTCGCCGCCGACGTGCGGGCGCTCACCCCGAGCGAGGCGGCCGAGCGCGTGGTCCCCTCGCTCGAAGAAGTCACGGCCAGCCTCACTGACCGCGGCGAGCGGTTGCACGGCGTGCTGCGGCGGCGTGTGCGGATGGCGCGCGAGCGTCTCGCCGAACTCGCCCGACGGCGGCCGTTGGCCCGCCCCTTCGCACTGGTCGAAGACGCCCGCCGCCGGCTCGACGAGCTCGACGCCCAGGGCCGCCGCGCCGCGCAGCGGATCGGCCGCGACCGCCGCGCGCAGCTGGCGGCCCAAGCCGCCCAGCTCGAATCGCTCAGCCCGCTAGGCGTGCTGGCGCGTGGCTACAGCGTGACGACCGACGAAGAGACCGGCCGCCTGGTGCGCTCGGCCGGCGAAACGAAACAGGGCCAACGGCTAGCGACGCGGCTAGCCGACGGGACGGTCTACAGCGTCGTCGCGTCAGAAGAGTGA
- the xseB gene encoding exodeoxyribonuclease VII small subunit: MALKKKKIAKKKPAGDDQAPDDQVSFEESLGSLETIVEELERGELGLSDAIERYEEGVASLKRCHAELERAERRIELLSGFDAEGNPVTEPFDESSDGGSGPSRAGKRTAKAAKGGGGPRGGVDDSGGLF, translated from the coding sequence ATGGCGCTAAAGAAAAAGAAGATCGCCAAGAAGAAACCGGCCGGCGACGACCAAGCACCGGACGATCAAGTCTCGTTCGAGGAGTCGCTCGGCTCGTTGGAGACGATTGTCGAGGAGCTCGAACGGGGCGAGCTCGGCCTGTCGGACGCGATCGAGCGCTACGAAGAGGGCGTCGCGAGCCTCAAGCGTTGCCACGCCGAGCTGGAGCGAGCCGAGCGGCGGATCGAGCTGCTGAGCGGCTTCGACGCCGAGGGGAACCCCGTGACCGAGCCGTTCGACGAGTCCTCCGACGGCGGCTCCGGGCCCAGCCGGGCCGGTAAAAGAACGGCCAAAGCCGCAAAGGGCGGCGGCGGGCCGCGGGGCGGCGTGGACGATAGCGGCGGGCTCTTTTAG
- a CDS encoding polyprenyl synthetase family protein, whose protein sequence is MPLPSPSAAVDHAAPFPTVGDDPHGAIIEAALQRCLPGEDRCPPLLAEALRYTVLGPGKRLRPRLVLMAAEACGGDAPAALPAACAVELIHAYSLAHDDLPAMDDDDLRRGRPTCHKRFDEATAVLAGDALQPLAFELLAGLSPADTAARCCAELARAAGAEALVGGQVDDLAGAEALVETQQLRQRLERIHARKTGAMITVSLRLGAIVAGASQEILSTLTAFGERLGLLFQVTDDLLDATGDAEEVGKRTGKDEGRGKLTYPVLMGVEATREFADRTAAEALQSLEPLDATADPLRALVDKVHHRSH, encoded by the coding sequence ATGCCGCTGCCCTCCCCTTCCGCCGCCGTTGACCACGCCGCGCCGTTCCCCACTGTTGGCGATGACCCGCACGGCGCGATCATCGAGGCCGCTCTCCAGCGCTGCCTGCCGGGCGAAGATCGCTGCCCGCCGCTGTTGGCCGAAGCGCTCCGCTACACCGTGCTCGGCCCCGGCAAACGGCTGCGGCCGCGGCTGGTGCTGATGGCGGCGGAGGCGTGCGGCGGCGACGCCCCGGCCGCCCTGCCCGCCGCTTGCGCGGTGGAGCTGATCCACGCTTACTCACTCGCTCACGACGATTTGCCGGCGATGGACGACGACGACCTGCGTCGCGGCCGGCCTACCTGCCACAAGCGTTTCGACGAGGCGACCGCCGTGTTGGCGGGCGACGCCCTGCAGCCTTTGGCTTTCGAACTGCTCGCCGGCCTCTCTCCCGCCGATACCGCCGCCCGTTGCTGCGCCGAGCTGGCCCGCGCCGCCGGAGCCGAGGCGCTAGTGGGCGGCCAAGTCGACGACCTGGCCGGCGCCGAAGCGCTCGTCGAGACCCAGCAGCTCCGCCAGCGGCTCGAGCGGATCCACGCCCGCAAAACCGGCGCGATGATCACCGTCTCGCTGCGGCTCGGCGCGATCGTGGCCGGGGCAAGCCAGGAGATCCTCTCCACCCTCACCGCCTTCGGCGAGCGGCTCGGGCTGTTGTTCCAGGTGACCGACGACCTGCTCGACGCCACCGGCGACGCCGAAGAAGTTGGCAAACGGACCGGAAAAGACGAGGGCCGCGGCAAACTGACCTACCCGGTGCTGATGGGCGTTGAGGCGACCCGCGAGTTCGCCGATCGCACGGCCGCCGAAGCGTTGCAGTCGCTCGAGCCGCTCGACGCGACGGCCGACCCGCTGCGGGCGCTCGTCGATAAGGTGCATCACCGCAGCCATTAG
- the dxs gene encoding 1-deoxy-D-xylulose-5-phosphate synthase, which produces MSDSLKILPKLASPRDLDPLSLLELEQLAEEIRETLCNLVAARSAHFASNLGVVELCLALHTTFDFARDRLIWDTGHQIYPHKLVTGRYDEFPTIRTKGGLMGYPNPTESEYDLFVTGHAGASVSTALGLASGDRLMREEEDRWTVAVVGDGAFPSGPIYEALNNAKRDGRRLLVVLNDNQMSICPRVGGVADYFDRLRMNPVYTGLKEEVAKVLSHVPLLGDPTERLLAQVKEAAKAGLHGGMLFEEFGMRYVGPIDGHNLRLTRKYLRMLKASDGPVLLHVVTEKGHGFRPAAEDPVTFHAPPVFERSEGRVVAMKKSSSRTYTHTASEAIHAALGRDERVSVITAAMCQGNKLERVRNDFPERLFDVGICEAHAVAFAAGQAKAGMRPIVDIYSTFLQRAFDHIFQEVALQNLPVTFTLDRGGLAGPDGPTHHGVFDLSYLRVFPNMTVLAPGDAADLTAMLDWALTHDGPAAIRYPKSAETFVEGPREPITLGKAEVLRDGPDGAILCGGALLGECLQAADRLRTEEGLSLTVVNARFIKPLDSETILPILSEAPFVVTVEEAALAGGFGSAVLEAAADAGVNTSHVRRLGIPDQYIEHGEREELLADLGLDAAGVARTCREANTAHASAVDANADF; this is translated from the coding sequence ATGAGCGACTCCCTGAAAATCTTGCCGAAGCTCGCCTCACCGCGTGACCTCGACCCGCTCTCGCTCCTCGAGCTCGAGCAGTTGGCCGAGGAGATCCGTGAGACGCTCTGCAACCTGGTGGCGGCGCGCAGCGCCCACTTCGCCTCGAACCTCGGCGTGGTGGAGCTCTGCCTGGCGCTGCACACCACGTTCGATTTCGCCCGCGACCGGCTGATCTGGGACACCGGGCACCAGATCTACCCGCACAAGCTCGTGACGGGGCGTTACGACGAGTTCCCCACGATCCGCACGAAGGGGGGCCTGATGGGCTACCCCAACCCGACAGAGAGCGAGTACGACCTCTTTGTCACGGGCCACGCCGGCGCCAGCGTGTCGACGGCCTTGGGCCTGGCGAGCGGCGACCGGTTGATGCGTGAGGAGGAGGACCGCTGGACCGTGGCCGTGGTGGGCGACGGCGCATTCCCCTCGGGGCCCATCTACGAGGCGCTCAACAACGCTAAGCGCGATGGCCGGCGTCTCTTGGTCGTGCTCAACGACAACCAGATGTCGATCTGCCCACGCGTGGGCGGCGTGGCCGACTACTTCGACCGCCTGCGGATGAACCCCGTCTACACGGGCCTCAAAGAGGAGGTCGCCAAGGTCCTCTCGCACGTGCCGCTGCTGGGCGACCCGACCGAGCGTCTCTTGGCCCAGGTCAAAGAGGCCGCCAAGGCGGGCCTGCACGGCGGCATGTTGTTCGAAGAGTTCGGCATGCGCTACGTCGGCCCGATCGACGGCCACAACCTGCGACTCACACGCAAGTACCTCCGCATGCTCAAGGCGAGCGACGGGCCTGTGCTGCTGCACGTCGTGACGGAGAAGGGCCACGGCTTCCGGCCGGCGGCCGAGGACCCGGTGACGTTCCACGCCCCGCCGGTGTTCGAGCGCAGCGAGGGGCGTGTCGTGGCGATGAAAAAATCGTCGAGCCGCACCTACACGCACACCGCGAGCGAAGCGATCCACGCCGCGTTGGGCCGCGACGAACGAGTGTCCGTGATCACCGCCGCGATGTGCCAGGGCAACAAGCTCGAGCGCGTGCGGAACGATTTCCCCGAGCGACTCTTCGACGTCGGCATCTGCGAGGCCCACGCCGTGGCGTTCGCCGCCGGCCAGGCGAAGGCGGGCATGCGGCCGATCGTCGACATCTACAGCACCTTCTTGCAGCGGGCGTTCGACCACATCTTCCAGGAGGTCGCCCTGCAGAACCTGCCGGTCACGTTCACCCTCGACCGCGGCGGCTTGGCCGGCCCCGACGGCCCGACGCACCACGGCGTGTTCGACCTCAGCTACCTGCGCGTCTTCCCGAACATGACCGTCCTGGCCCCGGGCGATGCGGCCGACCTGACGGCGATGCTCGACTGGGCCCTCACGCACGACGGCCCCGCGGCGATCCGTTACCCGAAGTCGGCCGAGACGTTCGTCGAGGGCCCGCGGGAGCCGATCACGCTGGGCAAGGCCGAAGTCTTGCGCGACGGTCCTGATGGCGCCATCCTCTGCGGCGGGGCGCTGCTGGGCGAGTGCCTCCAGGCGGCCGACCGGCTGCGCACGGAAGAGGGCCTCAGCCTCACGGTCGTCAACGCCCGCTTCATCAAGCCGCTCGACAGCGAGACGATCCTGCCGATCCTGAGCGAGGCGCCGTTCGTCGTCACTGTCGAAGAGGCGGCCCTGGCCGGCGGCTTCGGCAGCGCGGTGCTCGAAGCGGCCGCCGACGCCGGTGTGAACACTAGCCACGTCCGCAGGCTTGGCATCCCCGACCAGTACATTGAGCACGGCGAACGCGAGGAGCTGCTCGCCGACCTGGGGCTCGACGCCGCGGGTGTCGCCCGTACGTGCCGCGAGGCTAACACCGCCCACGCTTCCGCCGTGGACGCAAACGCAGATTTTTAG
- a CDS encoding NAD(+)/NADH kinase, translating into MPTPPPSRVLLAFDGSRQELRDRAAALAPIVRQHFEVASTHEDLDQAIDEKELGPDGAEWVVAMGGDGTMLRTARAMGRNQAPIVGVNLGRLGFLAGLNPERLDKALGEIAAGKFRIVRHVMLDCTLVAADGAETSRLALNEAAVLAGEPFRMIDAQLYVDGDLAATYSCDGFLVGTPVGSTAHNLAIGGPILRKDIDAVVLSSINPHTLTVRPVVDSPDRTYEIVVADPNPGTRLLVDGKVVGPLRPGDRVRVERSPAVFQMVEVAGQTYYRTLRNKLGWGSRPRAPKETP; encoded by the coding sequence ATGCCCACCCCGCCCCCCAGCCGTGTCCTCCTCGCCTTCGACGGCTCGCGGCAGGAGCTGCGTGACCGGGCCGCCGCGCTGGCGCCAATCGTCCGCCAGCACTTTGAGGTCGCCTCGACCCACGAGGACCTCGACCAGGCGATCGACGAGAAGGAGCTCGGTCCCGACGGGGCCGAATGGGTGGTCGCCATGGGGGGCGATGGCACGATGCTGCGCACCGCCCGGGCGATGGGCCGCAACCAAGCGCCGATCGTCGGTGTGAACCTGGGCAGACTCGGGTTTCTGGCGGGGCTCAACCCTGAGCGGCTCGACAAGGCGCTCGGCGAGATCGCCGCCGGCAAATTCCGCATCGTGCGCCACGTGATGCTCGACTGCACGCTCGTGGCGGCCGACGGCGCCGAGACCTCGCGGCTCGCGCTCAACGAGGCGGCGGTGCTAGCGGGCGAGCCGTTCCGCATGATCGACGCCCAACTCTACGTTGACGGTGATTTGGCGGCGACTTACAGTTGCGACGGCTTCCTGGTCGGCACGCCTGTCGGCTCGACGGCCCACAACCTGGCGATCGGCGGCCCGATCCTCCGCAAGGACATCGACGCGGTCGTGCTGTCGTCGATCAACCCCCACACCCTGACTGTGCGGCCGGTGGTCGACTCGCCCGACCGCACCTACGAGATCGTGGTGGCCGACCCGAATCCCGGCACGCGGCTGCTGGTGGACGGCAAGGTGGTCGGCCCGCTGAGGCCCGGCGACCGGGTCCGCGTCGAGCGTTCGCCCGCCGTGTTCCAGATGGTCGAGGTCGCCGGACAAACATATTACCGAACGCTCCGCAACAAACTCGGCTGGGGCAGCCGCCCGCGAGCGCCAAAGGAAACGCCCTAG
- a CDS encoding pectate lyase family protein, whose amino-acid sequence MTTTPRVKQLGAALLAFLIIATSLPAAADAPASSAAEPTPAMAPPMPFDIPYGLPAFPGAWGGGMYATGGRGGKVIAVTTLDDSGPGSLRAAIDAEGARIVVFRVAGKIELESNLDIDHPNITIAGQSAPGDGVCITNHSLNINTSNVVLRHLRVRRGNPSGGQGSDNIGGHPRGQVIVDHCSASWGRDENLSLYRWVDREAEVPAIHGNVAQIKHPVCNLTIQYCISSEALGPGHEFGGTWGGRDSTFHHNLFACNTGRNPSIGMSGKFDYRNNVIFNWGHRTMDGGDETSLINVINNYYKSGPATNDNMVNIIARIEQRDQNSPKGRFKAGGWYPTAGKRPGKWYVAGNHVDGFPEVTADNWKGIRLKAGSLDMEHARVLTPFEAWPVNQQTAHQAYDEVLSKSGATLPRRDAVDERVTEMVRSGEVSHGEGVLLHPDEVGGYPEYAYDADQVPADSDHDGMPDGWEQEHGLASDSADDGATDADGDGYTNVEEFLNGTDPREKVDYTNLGNNVDTISG is encoded by the coding sequence GTGACGACGACCCCCCGCGTTAAACAACTCGGCGCCGCACTGCTGGCCTTCTTGATCATTGCCACGAGCCTGCCGGCCGCTGCGGACGCCCCCGCCTCGTCGGCCGCCGAGCCAACGCCGGCAATGGCGCCGCCGATGCCGTTCGACATCCCCTACGGCCTGCCGGCCTTCCCCGGCGCGTGGGGCGGAGGGATGTACGCCACGGGCGGACGCGGCGGGAAAGTCATCGCGGTGACCACTCTCGACGACAGCGGCCCGGGCAGCCTGCGGGCCGCGATCGACGCGGAAGGGGCGCGGATCGTGGTGTTCCGCGTCGCGGGCAAGATCGAGCTCGAGTCGAACCTCGACATCGACCACCCGAACATCACGATCGCCGGCCAGTCGGCGCCGGGCGACGGAGTCTGCATCACGAACCACTCGCTCAACATCAACACGAGCAACGTCGTGCTGCGGCACCTGCGAGTGCGGCGCGGCAATCCCTCGGGCGGGCAGGGCTCGGACAACATCGGCGGGCACCCGCGCGGGCAGGTGATCGTGGACCACTGCTCGGCCAGTTGGGGACGCGACGAGAACCTCTCGCTTTACCGCTGGGTGGACCGTGAGGCGGAAGTCCCCGCGATCCACGGCAACGTGGCCCAGATCAAGCACCCCGTTTGCAACCTCACCATCCAGTACTGCATCTCGAGCGAGGCGCTCGGCCCGGGGCACGAGTTCGGCGGCACCTGGGGCGGCCGCGACTCGACCTTCCACCACAACCTGTTCGCCTGCAACACGGGCCGCAACCCGTCGATCGGCATGAGCGGCAAGTTCGACTATCGCAACAACGTGATCTTCAACTGGGGCCACCGCACGATGGACGGCGGCGACGAGACGTCGCTGATCAACGTCATCAACAACTACTACAAGTCGGGGCCGGCGACCAACGACAACATGGTCAACATCATCGCTCGCATCGAGCAGCGTGATCAGAACTCGCCCAAGGGACGCTTCAAGGCGGGCGGCTGGTACCCCACCGCCGGCAAGCGGCCCGGCAAGTGGTACGTGGCCGGCAACCACGTCGATGGCTTCCCCGAGGTAACGGCCGACAACTGGAAGGGGATCCGGCTGAAGGCGGGCTCGCTCGACATGGAGCACGCCCGGGTCCTCACCCCGTTCGAGGCCTGGCCGGTCAACCAGCAGACGGCCCATCAGGCTTACGACGAAGTGCTCTCCAAGTCGGGCGCCACCCTGCCCCGCCGCGACGCGGTCGACGAGCGCGTGACCGAGATGGTCCGCAGCGGCGAGGTCAGCCACGGCGAGGGCGTCTTGCTACACCCCGACGAGGTAGGCGGATACCCCGAGTACGCCTACGACGCCGACCAAGTGCCCGCCGACAGCGACCACGACGGCATGCCCGACGGCTGGGAGCAGGAGCACGGTCTCGCCAGCGACTCGGCCGACGACGGCGCCACGGACGCCGACGGCGACGGCTACACGAACGTCGAGGAGTTCCTCAACGGGACCGACCCGCGGGAAAAGGTCGACTACACGAACCTCGGCAACAACGTCGACACGATCAGCGGCTGA
- the guaA gene encoding glutamine-hydrolyzing GMP synthase: MTDVSTNETTTPAPRLTDERVLVLDFGSQYAQLIARRVREQNVYCEIVRHDITAERIKELAPVGIILSGGPSSVYADGAPQCDPGLFELGVPVLGICYGMQLACKALGGDVKNVTSREYGRAHCDVVDDSDLFHNVAPQTEVWMSHGDQVTDIAEGFIALANTPTCPYAAVRHKSLPVYGLQFHPEVTHSVDGKRVLGNFLHEVCKATGAWRLGDFADEMIARVREQVGSDRVICGLSGGVDSAVVAALLAKAIGPQLSCILVDNGLLRKGEQEAVVREFSDHFKTDLHVVEAEEQFLRVLSGVSDPQEKRRRIGNEFIECFKAEAAKVEGARFLAQGTLYPDVIESGAAVDGPADTIKLHHNVGGLPAELGFELVEPLRDLFKDEVRRLGLQLGLPEEIVWRHPFPGPGLAVRCLGEITKEKLETLREADDIVVGEIKAAGLYRDTSQAFAVLLPVQSVGVMGDSRTYENALAVRCVNTDDFMTADWSHLPHALLAKISTRVINEVKGVNRVVYDISSKPPATIEWE; the protein is encoded by the coding sequence ATGACCGACGTTTCGACCAACGAAACCACCACGCCCGCCCCGCGCCTGACCGACGAGCGCGTGCTGGTGCTCGATTTCGGCTCGCAGTACGCCCAACTCATCGCCCGCCGGGTGCGTGAGCAGAACGTTTACTGCGAGATCGTGCGGCACGACATCACGGCCGAGCGGATCAAAGAGCTCGCCCCGGTGGGGATCATCCTCTCGGGCGGCCCCAGCAGTGTGTACGCCGACGGTGCCCCGCAGTGCGACCCGGGCTTGTTCGAGCTCGGCGTTCCCGTCTTGGGCATCTGCTACGGCATGCAGCTCGCCTGCAAGGCGCTCGGCGGCGACGTCAAGAACGTCACGAGCCGTGAGTACGGCCGGGCCCATTGCGACGTGGTCGACGACAGCGACCTGTTCCACAACGTCGCGCCGCAGACCGAGGTCTGGATGAGCCACGGCGACCAGGTGACCGACATCGCCGAGGGGTTCATCGCGTTGGCCAACACGCCGACTTGCCCTTACGCGGCGGTGCGGCACAAATCGCTGCCCGTGTACGGCCTGCAGTTCCACCCGGAGGTGACCCACTCGGTCGACGGCAAGCGGGTGCTGGGCAACTTCCTGCACGAGGTCTGCAAGGCGACCGGGGCCTGGCGGCTGGGCGATTTCGCCGACGAGATGATCGCCCGCGTCCGCGAGCAGGTCGGTTCCGACCGCGTGATCTGTGGCCTGTCGGGCGGGGTCGATTCGGCCGTGGTCGCCGCGCTCTTGGCCAAGGCGATCGGCCCGCAGCTCAGCTGCATCCTGGTCGACAACGGCCTGCTGCGCAAAGGCGAGCAAGAGGCCGTGGTCCGCGAGTTTTCCGACCACTTTAAGACCGACCTGCACGTCGTCGAGGCCGAGGAGCAGTTTCTCCGCGTGCTCTCGGGCGTGAGCGATCCGCAGGAGAAGCGTCGCCGCATCGGCAATGAGTTTATCGAGTGCTTCAAGGCCGAGGCGGCCAAGGTCGAGGGCGCCCGTTTCCTGGCCCAGGGCACGCTCTACCCCGACGTGATCGAGAGCGGCGCCGCCGTGGACGGCCCCGCCGACACGATCAAGCTGCACCACAACGTCGGCGGCCTGCCGGCCGAGTTGGGCTTCGAGCTCGTCGAGCCGCTCCGCGACCTGTTCAAGGACGAGGTCCGGCGGCTCGGTTTGCAGTTGGGGCTGCCGGAGGAGATCGTCTGGCGTCACCCGTTCCCGGGTCCGGGCCTAGCCGTCCGCTGCCTCGGCGAGATCACCAAGGAGAAGCTCGAGACGCTCCGCGAGGCGGACGACATCGTGGTGGGCGAGATCAAGGCGGCCGGCTTGTACCGCGACACCTCGCAGGCGTTTGCCGTGCTACTGCCGGTCCAGAGCGTCGGCGTGATGGGCGACAGCCGCACCTACGAGAACGCCCTGGCCGTGCGGTGCGTGAACACCGACGACTTCATGACCGCCGACTGGAGCCACCTGCCTCACGCCCTTCTGGCGAAGATCTCGACCCGCGTGATCAACGAGGTGAAGGGCGTGAACCGTGTGGTCTACGACATCTCGAGCAAGCCGCCCGCCACGATCGAGTGGGAATAG
- the surE gene encoding 5'/3'-nucleotidase SurE, whose translation MRILLTNDDGIYAPGLEAMRKSLERLGEVTVVAPATEQSGVGHSITFLTPLMASEVYDGDRLRGWAVEGSPADCVKLAAGELCDGPIDLCVSGVNGGLNVGINVLYSGTVAAASEAALHGLPSIAVSLEWDTHPRFDRAAALAAGVIEQMLERDAWRDHPLYNLNVPTSAVADGASAAPELRITTMGVTPWTTVFHERQDPKGRRYYWVDGAPPAKAPAADSDLVAVGDGALSLSPLLLDRTQHNQLESMRSWGLTAPESAGV comes from the coding sequence ATGCGAATCCTGCTGACCAACGACGACGGCATTTACGCCCCCGGCCTGGAGGCGATGCGCAAGTCCCTTGAGCGTCTGGGCGAGGTGACGGTCGTGGCGCCCGCCACCGAGCAGAGCGGCGTGGGGCACTCGATCACGTTCCTCACCCCGCTGATGGCGAGCGAAGTCTACGACGGCGACCGGCTGCGTGGCTGGGCCGTCGAGGGCAGCCCGGCCGACTGCGTCAAACTCGCCGCCGGCGAGCTCTGCGACGGGCCGATCGACCTCTGCGTGAGCGGCGTGAATGGCGGGCTGAACGTCGGGATCAACGTGCTCTACAGCGGCACGGTGGCGGCCGCCAGCGAGGCGGCGCTGCACGGGCTGCCGTCGATCGCCGTTTCGCTCGAGTGGGACACCCACCCGCGGTTCGACCGCGCCGCGGCCTTGGCGGCGGGCGTCATCGAGCAGATGCTCGAGCGCGACGCCTGGCGCGACCATCCGCTTTACAACCTGAACGTGCCGACCTCGGCCGTGGCCGACGGCGCCAGCGCGGCGCCGGAGCTGCGAATCACCACGATGGGCGTGACGCCCTGGACCACGGTGTTCCACGAACGCCAAGACCCCAAGGGCCGTCGCTACTACTGGGTCGACGGCGCCCCGCCGGCCAAAGCGCCCGCGGCCGACAGCGACTTGGTGGCCGTTGGCGACGGCGCGCTGTCGCTCAGCCCGCTGCTGCTGGACCGCACCCAACACAACCAACTCGAGTCGATGCGTTCGTGGGGCCTCACGGCGCCCGAATCCGCGGGCGTCTGA